From Methanobacteriaceae archaeon, one genomic window encodes:
- a CDS encoding dihydromethanopterin reductase (acceptor): protein MRIGFAFTGAGHLLRESVQVAEKLAKDHEVTIFLSGAAEEVLKMYGLYERVERLTGGKYRELATDSNQKFSYPITGRLSLGKYDLLIVSPATANTVSKIVYGIADTLVTNAVAQSGKGAVPVYMVPVDIHPGPIDTVLPSKMEASKCQSCDDCVASLACEQGAIIPHEEIDLTKCIGCGLCRNTCPYDAISEGKIITIYMRDIDIENTRKLASIDNIQIFEDPNEILDKI, encoded by the coding sequence ATGAGAATAGGATTTGCATTTACTGGAGCGGGTCATTTACTTAGAGAATCAGTTCAGGTTGCTGAAAAACTCGCAAAAGACCATGAAGTGACAATATTCTTGTCCGGAGCTGCTGAAGAAGTTCTTAAAATGTATGGTCTTTATGAAAGAGTTGAAAGATTAACCGGTGGAAAATACCGTGAACTTGCTACTGATTCCAATCAAAAATTTTCATATCCAATTACAGGTCGTCTTTCCCTTGGGAAATACGATTTATTAATTGTTTCACCTGCTACAGCAAATACAGTTTCAAAAATAGTTTATGGAATAGCTGATACATTAGTAACAAATGCTGTTGCTCAGTCAGGCAAAGGTGCAGTTCCAGTGTATATGGTGCCTGTTGATATTCATCCAGGACCTATTGATACAGTTCTTCCATCAAAAATGGAAGCTTCTAAATGTCAAAGCTGTGATGATTGTGTTGCATCTTTGGCTTGTGAACAGGGGGCTATTATTCCACATGAAGAAATTGACTTAACAAAATGTATTGGCTGTGGTTTATGTAGAAACACATGTCCGTATGATGCAATTTCTGAAGGTAAAATTATTACAATCTATATGAGGGACATTGATATTGAAAATACTCGTAAATTAGCAAGTATTGACAATATTCAGATATTTGAAGACCCTAATGAAATCTTAGATAAAATCTAA
- the radA gene encoding DNA repair and recombination protein RadA, whose protein sequence is MVELNDLPGVGEKTAEKLRDAGFADMMRLATATAKELSVKAEIGEGVAEKVIEAARKSENIDFETALEVDERRKDVGHITVGSQEFNDLIGGGIETQSITEVFGEFGSGKSQISHELAVTVQLPEELGGLDGECVFVDTENTFRPERIRQIAEGFELDVEEVLGRIHVARAFNSSHQILMVDKINDLIQNGKNVKLVIVDSLMAHFRAEYVGRESLAVRQQKLNQHLHSLQQIANTYNVAVFITNQVQAKPDSFFGSPTKAIGGHVLGHASTYRIWLKKGLAGKRIARLVDSPHLPEGECVFKITSEGIVS, encoded by the coding sequence ATGGTTGAATTAAATGATTTACCAGGTGTTGGAGAAAAAACCGCAGAAAAATTAAGGGATGCAGGATTTGCAGATATGATGAGATTAGCAACCGCTACTGCTAAAGAATTATCTGTAAAAGCAGAAATCGGTGAAGGTGTTGCTGAAAAAGTTATTGAAGCTGCTCGTAAATCTGAAAACATTGATTTTGAAACTGCATTGGAAGTTGATGAAAGAAGAAAAGACGTTGGACATATTACTGTTGGTAGTCAAGAGTTCAATGATTTAATCGGCGGTGGAATTGAAACTCAATCTATTACTGAAGTATTTGGTGAATTTGGATCTGGTAAAAGTCAAATTTCTCATGAATTAGCTGTAACTGTTCAATTACCTGAAGAATTAGGTGGTCTTGATGGTGAATGTGTATTTGTGGATACTGAAAACACATTCCGTCCTGAAAGAATCAGACAAATTGCTGAAGGTTTTGAATTAGATGTTGAAGAAGTTTTAGGAAGAATCCATGTTGCTCGTGCATTCAACTCTTCTCACCAAATCTTAATGGTTGATAAAATCAATGATTTAATTCAAAATGGTAAAAATGTTAAATTAGTTATTGTTGACTCTTTAATGGCTCATTTCAGAGCAGAATATGTTGGAAGAGAGTCTTTAGCAGTAAGACAACAAAAATTAAACCAACATTTACATTCTCTTCAACAAATTGCTAATACTTACAATGTTGCTGTATTTATTACAAACCAAGTTCAAGCTAAACCTGATTCCTTCTTTGGAAGCCCAACAAAAGCTATTGGTGGACACGTTTTAGGACACGCTTCTACTTACAGAATCTGGCTTAAAAAAGGTTTGGCTGGAAAAAGAATTGCACGTTTAGTAGACTCACCTCACTTACCTGAAGGTGAATGTGTATTCAAAATTACTAGCGAAGGTATTGTTAGTTAA
- the metK gene encoding methionine adenosyltransferase: MNEIYRTFTSESVTQGHPDKIADIVSDAILDAYMAKDKNAHVACETCLTTDFCMVFGEITSSVSISKEEIEQIIRDTLVEIGYNNPDLKFDGHSCEIQNRLHEQSADINQGVDRGDDETGAGDQGMMFGFATNETESLMPFPIDLARRLTNKLTELRESGELPYLRPDGKAQVSVNYDKDGNVISLDAVVLSTQHDETMSDNQEQLKEDIREKLFKVIIPQELMTENTKEHINPTGKFEIGGPHGDAGLTGRKIIVDTYGGYARHGGGAFSGKDCTKVDRSACYMARYIAKNIVASGLASKCEIQLSYAIGVAEPTSVMVDTFGTGADIGDLTFEEIVRENFRLTPDGIIETLRLRDTSYKPTAKYGHFGIEGLPWEETDKVEDLKKYIKN; the protein is encoded by the coding sequence ATGAATGAAATATATAGGACATTTACATCAGAATCAGTAACTCAGGGACACCCTGATAAAATTGCAGATATTGTTTCTGATGCAATCTTAGATGCATATATGGCAAAAGACAAAAACGCACATGTTGCATGTGAAACTTGTTTAACTACTGATTTTTGTATGGTATTTGGTGAAATAACCTCTTCAGTTAGTATTTCAAAAGAGGAAATTGAGCAAATCATAAGAGATACACTTGTTGAAATTGGTTATAACAATCCTGATTTGAAATTCGATGGTCATAGTTGTGAGATTCAAAACAGGCTTCATGAACAATCTGCAGACATTAATCAAGGTGTAGATCGTGGAGATGATGAAACTGGAGCTGGAGACCAAGGAATGATGTTTGGTTTTGCAACTAATGAAACCGAATCCTTAATGCCTTTCCCAATTGATCTTGCTCGTAGATTAACTAATAAATTAACAGAACTTAGAGAATCCGGAGAACTTCCATACTTAAGACCTGACGGTAAAGCTCAAGTATCTGTAAATTATGATAAAGATGGAAATGTTATCTCTCTTGATGCAGTAGTATTATCAACCCAGCATGACGAAACCATGTCTGATAACCAAGAACAATTAAAAGAAGATATCCGTGAAAAACTCTTTAAAGTTATTATTCCTCAAGAATTAATGACTGAAAACACCAAAGAGCACATCAACCCAACCGGTAAATTTGAAATCGGTGGTCCTCACGGAGATGCAGGATTAACCGGACGTAAAATCATCGTTGATACCTACGGTGGATATGCTCGCCACGGTGGAGGAGCATTCTCAGGTAAAGACTGTACTAAAGTAGATAGAAGTGCTTGTTACATGGCAAGATACATTGCTAAAAACATTGTTGCTAGTGGACTTGCATCCAAATGTGAAATCCAATTATCCTACGCAATTGGTGTTGCAGAACCTACTTCTGTTATGGTAGATACCTTTGGAACCGGAGCAGACATTGGAGATTTAACCTTTGAAGAAATTGTACGTGAAAACTTCAGATTAACTCCTGATGGAATTATTGAAACTTTACGTTTAAGAGATACTTCCTACAAACCTACTGCTAAATACGGCCACTTTGGTATTGAAGGTCTTCCATGGGAAGAAACTGATAAAGTTGAAGATTTAAAGAAATATATTAAAAATTAA
- a CDS encoding serine hydroxymethyltransferase, protein MTNYQDEILNFENIAKEHTQYMRNSINLIASENVTSVEVTEALCTDFAHRYAEGQAFERLYEGCQYVDLIEDKTKKLSCQLFDCDYANVQPVSGVTANLAAFFGFAKPGEKVMALEVPSGGHISHADVSAAGIRGLKTVFHPLDQNVMNIDIDAMNKKILEEKPEIILFGGSLFLFPHPVKEAREAADEVGAKIMYDAAHVLGLIAGGQFQQPLKEGADLMMGSTHKTFPGPQGGIILSHEENADIIDNAVFPGVVSNHHLHHLLGLGIATAEMLEFGEDYAKQTVKNAQALGQAMYERGFDVLCEDLGFTQSHQIAVNLTNIRSASDIARELADNNVILNKNLLPGDNRDNSDDPSGIRIGTQEITRRGLKEKEMDEVAEFIRRVAVDKEDIADEVAEFMNQYTSLDYAFSDRDAYQYHKL, encoded by the coding sequence ATGACTAATTATCAAGATGAAATTTTAAACTTTGAAAATATCGCTAAAGAACACACTCAATACATGAGAAACAGTATAAACCTTATTGCTTCTGAAAATGTAACTAGTGTAGAAGTTACTGAAGCATTATGTACTGATTTTGCTCACAGATATGCTGAAGGACAAGCTTTTGAAAGACTTTATGAAGGATGTCAATACGTCGATTTAATTGAAGATAAGACTAAAAAACTTTCCTGTCAATTATTTGACTGTGACTATGCAAACGTTCAACCTGTTTCTGGTGTAACTGCAAACCTCGCAGCATTCTTCGGATTTGCAAAACCTGGTGAAAAAGTAATGGCTTTGGAAGTTCCTTCCGGAGGTCACATTTCTCACGCTGACGTTAGTGCAGCAGGTATTCGTGGATTAAAAACTGTTTTCCACCCATTAGACCAAAATGTAATGAACATTGATATTGACGCAATGAATAAGAAAATCTTAGAAGAAAAACCAGAAATCATCTTATTCGGAGGAAGTTTATTCTTATTCCCTCACCCAGTTAAAGAAGCTCGTGAAGCAGCTGACGAAGTCGGTGCAAAAATCATGTACGATGCAGCTCACGTATTAGGTTTAATTGCTGGAGGACAATTCCAACAACCTCTTAAAGAAGGAGCAGACTTAATGATGGGAAGTACCCACAAAACATTCCCGGGTCCACAAGGAGGAATTATCCTTTCCCACGAAGAAAATGCTGATATTATCGACAATGCAGTATTCCCTGGTGTTGTAAGTAACCACCATTTACACCACTTACTTGGTTTAGGTATTGCTACTGCTGAAATGTTAGAATTCGGTGAAGATTACGCTAAACAAACTGTTAAAAACGCTCAAGCTTTAGGTCAAGCAATGTATGAAAGAGGATTTGATGTATTATGTGAAGATTTAGGGTTCACCCAATCTCACCAAATTGCAGTTAACTTAACCAACATCAGATCAGCATCTGATATTGCACGTGAATTAGCTGACAACAATGTTATCTTAAACAAAAACCTCTTACCTGGAGACAACAGGGACAACTCCGATGATCCTTCCGGTATCAGAATAGGTACTCAGGAAATTACCAGAAGAGGATTAAAAGAAAAAGAAATGGATGAAGTTGCAGAATTCATTAGACGTGTTGCTGTTGACAAAGAAGACATTGCTGATGAAGTTGCTGAATTCATGAACCAATACACAAGTCTTGATTACGCATTCTCCGATAGAGATGCATATCAATACCACAAATTATAG
- a CDS encoding DUF192 domain-containing protein: MILNKTTNEQYNIKITYANSFYKRFKGLMLKKDFSDGLLFTNLKDSSIHTLFMRFEIDVYFLDENLLIFEKTTLKPWKFYKPKKQAKYILETKKDLLKLSINNKLKFK, encoded by the coding sequence ATGATTTTAAATAAAACCACTAATGAACAATATAATATAAAAATAACCTATGCAAATAGCTTTTACAAGAGATTTAAAGGATTGATGTTAAAAAAAGATTTTAGTGACGGACTACTTTTTACAAATCTTAAAGACTCAAGCATTCATACTCTTTTTATGAGATTTGAAATTGATGTATATTTTTTAGATGAAAATCTGCTTATTTTTGAAAAAACCACTTTAAAACCATGGAAATTCTATAAACCCAAAAAACAAGCCAAATATATTTTAGAAACAAAAAAAGACCTATTGAAGCTGAGTATCAATAATAAATTAAAATTTAAATAA
- a CDS encoding CoB--CoM heterodisulfide reductase iron-sulfur subunit A family protein has translation MAENMKDNNEELRIGVYVCHCGVNVGGVVDCPTVAEYAKDLPNVVHSTDYKYMCSDPGQAMIQEDIKEKNLNRIVVAACSPRLHEPTFRRCVEEAGLNKFLFEFANLREQDSWVHMDEPEAATEKAKDLVRMAIAKARLLEPLEATKVAVDDKALVIGGGVCGIQTALDLGDMGFKTYMVERNPTIGGRMGQLDKTFPTLDCSMCILAPKMVDCAKHENIELISYAEVKEVDGYIGNFTVKVEKKARYVDEDLCTGCGACVEACPIEIPNYYDEGVGMVKAAYIPFPQAVPLCATIDKDYCIECMLCTQACGPDAIDHNQEASEIELEVGTIVAAIGYDPFDPSGIYQYGYGRYTNVITAMEIERMINASGPTGGHVIKPSDGLEPKRVAFIHCVGSRDETIGKPYCSRVCCMYSMKNAQLCIDHEPDTEVTCYYMDIRAFGKGYEEFYKTSQEKYGIEFIRGKPAQIFENDDLTLTIRAEDTLLGKVTEYTYDLVVLSVGLEHAEGSDELRQTLGVSKSADGFYMEAHPKLRPVDTLTDGVYIAGVAQGPKDIPDSVAQGSAAASRAAIPMAQGQVEIEPIIAANDEAICGACEVCVELCPYGAIGIAHGVGGKEFAQINSALCKGCGTCVGACPSGAMNQQHFKTEQIMAQISAALEDLGK, from the coding sequence ATGGCAGAAAATATGAAAGATAATAACGAAGAATTAAGGATTGGTGTTTACGTCTGTCACTGTGGTGTAAACGTTGGTGGAGTCGTAGACTGTCCTACTGTTGCAGAATACGCTAAAGATTTACCAAACGTAGTTCACTCAACTGACTACAAATACATGTGTTCTGACCCAGGTCAAGCAATGATCCAAGAAGATATCAAAGAGAAAAACTTAAACAGAATTGTTGTTGCAGCATGTTCTCCTCGTCTTCACGAACCTACTTTCCGTAGATGTGTAGAAGAAGCTGGATTAAACAAATTCTTATTTGAATTTGCTAACTTAAGAGAACAAGACTCTTGGGTACACATGGATGAACCAGAAGCAGCTACCGAAAAAGCTAAAGATTTAGTACGTATGGCTATTGCAAAAGCAAGATTACTCGAACCATTAGAAGCTACCAAAGTAGCAGTAGATGACAAAGCATTAGTTATCGGTGGTGGAGTATGTGGTATCCAAACCGCATTAGATTTAGGTGATATGGGATTCAAAACCTACATGGTAGAAAGAAACCCAACCATTGGTGGAAGAATGGGACAATTAGATAAAACTTTCCCTACTCTTGACTGTTCAATGTGTATTTTAGCACCTAAAATGGTAGACTGTGCAAAACACGAAAACATCGAATTAATTTCCTACGCAGAAGTAAAAGAAGTTGACGGATACATCGGTAACTTCACTGTAAAAGTAGAGAAAAAAGCTAGATATGTTGATGAAGATCTTTGTACCGGATGTGGAGCATGTGTAGAAGCTTGTCCTATCGAAATCCCTAACTACTACGACGAAGGTGTAGGTATGGTTAAAGCTGCATACATCCCATTCCCTCAAGCTGTACCATTATGTGCAACTATTGACAAAGATTACTGTATTGAATGTATGTTATGTACCCAAGCTTGTGGACCTGACGCTATCGACCACAACCAAGAAGCTTCTGAAATCGAATTAGAAGTTGGTACTATTGTAGCAGCAATCGGTTACGACCCATTCGACCCATCTGGAATTTACCAATACGGATACGGACGTTACACTAACGTAATTACCGCTATGGAAATTGAAAGGATGATTAACGCATCCGGTCCTACTGGTGGACACGTAATCAAACCTTCCGACGGTCTCGAACCTAAACGTGTAGCATTCATCCACTGTGTCGGTTCCAGAGATGAAACTATCGGTAAACCTTACTGTTCCAGAGTATGTTGTATGTACTCTATGAAAAACGCTCAATTATGTATTGATCACGAACCTGACACCGAAGTAACTTGTTACTACATGGATATCCGTGCATTCGGTAAAGGATACGAAGAGTTCTACAAAACCTCTCAAGAAAAATACGGAATTGAATTCATCAGAGGTAAACCTGCACAAATCTTCGAAAACGATGACTTAACCTTAACTATCAGAGCAGAAGATACTTTACTCGGTAAAGTAACTGAATACACTTACGACTTAGTTGTATTAAGCGTAGGTCTTGAACACGCTGAAGGATCTGACGAACTCAGACAAACCTTAGGTGTTTCCAAATCCGCAGACGGATTCTACATGGAAGCTCACCCTAAACTCAGACCTGTTGACACCTTAACTGACGGTGTTTACATTGCTGGTGTAGCACAAGGTCCTAAAGATATTCCTGACTCCGTAGCACAAGGTTCAGCTGCAGCATCCAGAGCAGCTATCCCAATGGCTCAAGGTCAAGTAGAAATCGAACCTATTATTGCAGCTAACGATGAAGCTATTTGTGGTGCTTGTGAAGTATGTGTTGAATTATGTCCATACGGAGCTATTGGTATCGCACACGGTGTAGGTGGAAAAGAATTTGCACAAATTAACTCCGCATTATGTAAAGGATGTGGTACTTGTGTAGGTGCATGTCCATCTGGTGCTATGAACCAACAACACTTCAAAACCGAGCAAATTATGGCACAAATCAGTGCTGCTCTTGAAGACTTAGGTAAATAG
- a CDS encoding AEC family transporter, with amino-acid sequence MNAISITIFSIIIMIAVGYTLKRIDFISANDGDILNKIVMYVLMPCMIFNAVYNAELSQFSQLCVLPCIIMFSYLIIGVISYLILKRLHYDDKKIWSILVCLVIANTAFMGYPINLGIFGQEGLLRAIFCDVSTLCIFLVLSFVLILKFGGTLKSAVVKTLLFPSLWSVILGLIFNFLNIPIGSVLDNTISYLGQGAIPLIMITLGLSIDFSALKRSKSMIVFTSAMKLMILPAITFLIAKMLGIVDLQFKVLIIESAMPSAMLALLLAITYDLDYELTSDCIFINTVISLITLPIIISFV; translated from the coding sequence ATGAATGCAATATCAATTACTATTTTTTCAATCATTATAATGATTGCTGTAGGTTATACTCTTAAAAGAATAGATTTCATATCAGCAAATGATGGAGATATTCTTAATAAAATAGTAATGTATGTTTTAATGCCATGTATGATTTTTAATGCAGTTTATAATGCTGAATTATCTCAATTTTCTCAATTGTGTGTATTGCCCTGCATTATAATGTTTTCATATCTTATTATTGGTGTTATCTCTTATTTAATTTTGAAAAGATTGCATTATGATGATAAAAAAATCTGGAGTATATTGGTTTGTTTAGTAATAGCTAACACAGCTTTTATGGGATATCCGATTAATTTAGGTATTTTTGGTCAGGAAGGACTTTTAAGAGCTATATTTTGTGATGTATCGACATTATGTATATTTTTAGTTTTATCATTTGTCTTGATTTTGAAGTTTGGAGGAACACTAAAAAGTGCTGTTGTTAAAACATTGTTATTCCCATCTTTATGGTCCGTTATTTTAGGTTTAATATTTAATTTTTTAAATATACCAATTGGAAGTGTTTTAGATAATACTATTTCCTATTTGGGACAGGGTGCAATTCCTTTAATTATGATTACTTTAGGACTTTCCATTGATTTTTCAGCTTTAAAGAGAAGTAAATCAATGATCGTGTTTACATCAGCTATGAAATTAATGATTCTTCCGGCTATTACATTTTTAATTGCAAAAATGTTGGGTATAGTTGATTTACAGTTTAAAGTATTAATTATTGAATCAGCAATGCCATCAGCAATGCTTGCTTTGTTACTAGCAATCACATATGATTTAGATTATGAATTAACCTCTGATTGTATATTTATCAACACTGTAATCTCTTTGATTACACTACCTATTATCATTTCGTTTGTATAG
- a CDS encoding DsbA family protein, with product MKIIYLSDFNCPYSYIGLNRIMEVCNELSLDVNWEMKSFELEPKLTEVADACERYAIRNNTTPDNAKSEIEEIEEIAKSEGLNMNYMDLKLANSKDAHRLVKYCERRHPQTTQEIILKIFESNFIDNENISDKNILVKIATSCGLDEKEISQFLESETLSIEVDLDMDEALSNGINTTPYYIITYKDERLMVPGVFDKESFRIAFEDIISGNIKNNLLPL from the coding sequence ATGAAGATTATTTATTTAAGCGATTTTAACTGTCCATACTCATATATTGGATTAAACAGAATAATGGAAGTTTGTAATGAACTTAGTCTTGATGTTAACTGGGAAATGAAATCATTTGAACTTGAACCTAAGCTAACAGAAGTTGCAGATGCCTGTGAGAGATATGCAATCAGAAACAATACTACCCCAGACAATGCAAAAAGCGAAATTGAAGAAATTGAAGAAATTGCAAAAAGTGAAGGATTAAATATGAACTACATGGATTTGAAACTTGCAAACTCCAAGGATGCCCACAGACTAGTCAAATATTGTGAAAGAAGACATCCACAAACAACCCAGGAGATTATCTTAAAAATCTTCGAATCCAATTTTATTGATAATGAAAATATCTCAGATAAAAATATTCTTGTTAAAATAGCTACTTCATGCGGACTTGATGAAAAAGAAATAAGCCAGTTTTTAGAATCCGAAACACTTTCCATTGAAGTTGACCTTGACATGGATGAAGCTCTCTCAAACGGAATAAACACAACTCCATACTATATCATAACCTATAAAGACGAAAGGTTAATGGTGCCTGGAGTTTTTGATAAAGAATCCTTTAGAATCGCATTTGAAGACATAATTAGTGGAAATATAAAAAATAACCTTCTTCCATTATAA